The genomic stretch ATTGGTATGAAACCATTTTCGTCATTAGTAGGATTCTGAGGATGGCGCATTACTGTCAAGAGTCTTTTAAGAGCGAATCATAACCGTCCTGATGATCTTGCCATGTGTGAGCCGTTCATATAGTCGGAACATATCCTTATTGTGATGGATGCATCTGGACATTAAGTGTAGgaggttcattgtggtagagcAACTGGTCCTCGGTTTAGCATAGGTCGACTGAGAGTGTATAAAACGACATCACATCTGTTGTTTTATACTGGGTCATATCCATAAAGCccatttgggtgtattgggctTTCTGGGGATGTTGGGTCCTTGGCCCATGGATTCTAgtgatgggtttatgtgtaacagAAAGCATTCAAATCTTGACAAAGACGAAGATAGTTGGAGTTAACATTTGAATATAAAAGATCTACGCAGAGACTATTGACCAAAGTTGCCACTGCATTGCTGTCACCTAGCCGATTATGCAGGATCCTCTTCCGAACAAGTAAATCCACATCTTTGGTAGTGTCAATAAGGAAATCCAATACGTGAAAGTAATCGGTAATGTAAGCATCATCTGGATAGTGACATTGCTCAAAGGCCAAGATGTTTCGGACAATAGACTCTGTGGGTTTTACTAAGGTTAAACATGGGATTTCCAGCACCCCCTTTGTGAATTTTAAGTCCAGTAGGCATTTGCTTGAGCTCACCTTAAACTTCACTCCTGCCTCGTACAACTGGCTTACACTATACAAATGTGTAAGTTGGTTGTCTTCAATTCTTTCTGGTAGTTGATGTGGTTGAGGTAGAGAAAATGTTCTTAACAAATCAAGTGCTTTATTTTCAAATAGGGAGTGAAAGACATTTCTTAAACGTTGAAACGTTTGAAAACTTTAAAGCTAAGCTGGGTGAAGCAAGGGAGTTTTAGGAAATGTTGAAATGCTAGGTTGTATAATTTATCAATAACAAAGACAAGAAGTTGATTTTCAAGCAAACACATGATGTCTTTAACTAAAGTAGCAACCAACACTCGGCTGGATACTAGGTCGGTGTCATTACCCCTCCATGTTGCATTCTCCAATATCATGAAAAACTCAATAATGAAGGTCACATTGACCAGGATCATTTTCACAATATCATTGCTGCTAAATTGGATGGTCTTTGCATAACAGCAACGAACATCTCCCTTCCAAATCCTTATAGTGCTTACTAAATCCTCTACGTTTAACGTATCCTTAGGCTTGTGCACAAATCTCTTGAAATGTTTCACTTTGAGATTCTCATTGGTTTCCAATCTTTTATCGCCATGGAGTAAAGGCCCTATTGATATAACCTGAGGAGTGTAagctttttcattttgtttgcaAAGGGAAGGTCATGTGGAGCCCCGTAAATACAACATTCACTTGATATGGGAGGCTACGAGCTTTCTAACATTTTTGTGATGTCATTTGCCAACGCTCTGTCTTGATCTTCATTTCCGATTGCTTCTCTATTTTGACTTTCATTTCCGCTTGGAGCGTTTGCTTCCCTTTGAATTTCAGCATTTTCTTTCACATTTATTATGAAAGCATTTGCTTCAAC from Corylus avellana chromosome ca1, CavTom2PMs-1.0 encodes the following:
- the LOC132168455 gene encoding uncharacterized protein LOC132168455; translated protein: MEESSSAGIHQDDANAFLLFMNKLRLTMPTISTNKPDVEANAFIINVKENAEIQREANAPSGNESQNREAIGNEDQDRALCKQNEKAYTPQVISIGPLLHGDKRLETNENLKVKHFKRFVHKPKDTLNVEDLVSTIRIWKGDVRCCYAKTIQFSSNDIVKMILVNVTFIIEFFMILENATWRALDLLRTFSLPQPHQLPERIEDNQLTHLYSVSQLYEAGVKFKVSSSKCLLDLKFTKGVLEIPCLTLVKPTESIVRNILAFEQCHYPDDAYITDYFHVLDFLIDTTKDVDLLVRKRILHNRLGDSNAVATLVNSLCVDLLYSNVNSNYLRLCQDLNAFYLTSRHTWKTTFKCDYCSTPWRIASTTTAVILLGFTLLQTLCFVISLLKN